ATGAGGTATTCTACTGATGGGTATGTTTTTTGACTAACGGGGGAGAATCAGAGTGTTATTAAAAGGCTACGGAGAGTAAATGCAAAGATAGTTGGGTTGAAGCTATGAAGGATAAACTTCAATCCTTGCATCACAATCATACCTTTAAGTTGGTGAAATTGTCAAAGGgtaagagagctttgagaaatcAGTGAGTTTACAGTTTGAAGCAAGAAGATAATTCAACTCCACGGTACAAAGCTAAATTGGTCGTCAAAGGTTACAGTTAGAGGTGTTtatgggtcgggccgggttTAGGTCGGGCTCAgctaaaaatttaggcccatttgTTAGGTCCGGGCTCGACctgaaaaatgggcctaaaattttgcctaagCCTGAcccggataaaaatgctaaaactcggGCTTGACCCGGTccgcccgtattaatttttttatattttttatataatttttaaatatatataacacatcaaaaatactaaaaacatcaaaataaatatttcctatcaaattgaaaataaaattttaaaaatatatatacttaaataacacttagatagatgcaacttaacaagcaaatgcctctaaaataataacaaaattaacaaatgtctttaaaataataacaaaattaacaataaaatatttatacaatatccaaacaataagaacaaaatagtagcaaaatagggaggaAACAACAAGaaagtaatattaaaaaaaaaggcaaatttttttgtcatttcGTGAATTCGGGctgggctcgggccaaaaatgTCTTTCCCAAGGccggcctattttttaaaaagaccttattttttgtcaaaacctatttttcgggcttatatttttgcccaaactctcCCACATTTCGGGCGGGCCTTCAGGCCGGGCCGAGTGGCTCGACCCATGAATAGGTCTAGTTATAGTCAGAAAAAGGGGATTAACTttgaagaaatattttgttCGATTGTGAAAATATCCTCTATCAAAACTTTATTGAGTTTGGAAGCTTATTATGacttagaggttgaataaatgGATGTGAAAACTACTTTCCTTCATGGTGATTTGGAGGAAGAGATTTACATGGAGCAACTAAAAGGTTTTGTTGCAGAAGGAAAACAGGACTACGTGTGGTGATTGATGAAGAGTTTGTATGGTTTACGGCAAGCTCTAAGGTAATGATAAAAGAAGTTTGAGTTTGTTATGGGGGAGAATGACTACAAGAAGACTACTGATCATTGTGTTTTCatttagagatttttttttatgatgatttcattattatattgcTTTATTTCGATAATATGCTTATTGTCGATCGTAATACTTCTAGATTTGCCATGTTGAagcaagagttgagtaagtCCTTTTGCTGTGAAAGATTTGGGGCTAGCAAAGCAAATCTTGGCATAAGATTGACACGTGATAAAAAGGCcaataaattttggttttcacGTGAAAGGTATATTGAGAAAGTACTTCAAAGATTTAATATGGATAAAGCTAAAATGGTGAGCACTCCCTTTTCTTTGCAGTTCAAAGTGAGTGTCAAGCAAAGTCCTTTAATAGAGAAAGAGAAGGAAGATATACAAAAAGTTCCCTACTTTTCAGCCATGAGTAGTTTGATAGATGTGATGATATGCACGATATAGGACTTGGCTTATGTTGTTGGTACTGTTAGTCAGTTTTTTTTTAGTCTAGGCTAAAGTGCAACTCATCTTGGTAAGAGTTTGACTTTCTATGCTTGGTCTAAACATATTGATGTGAAGTATCATTGGTTTCGAAAAGTTCTCAAGGCTAAGTTGTTAAAGGTTGAGAAAATTTATACCGATGATAATTGTGCAAATATATTGACCAAGGCCTTGCCAAGAAGGAAGTTTGAGGCTTGTTGCTCGATTGCCGGTATGGTGAACATCCTCACATAGTAGGAGGGGGAGATTTGTTGGGCTGTGGTTGGTCCCATGATGCGGGAGCCCACTTCCATACGTGCCCTACGTATATATAGTTTGTGGGGTTGTTGAAACATAAAAGAGTGTGTGTGCTGCaagtcaaagaaaaaaaaaagagaaaaatgagagagaaaacAACTTTTTTACATAGACTAATAaccttcatattttcttctattAGAGGTCCATTTGGTGTCCATTGGAGCTGATTTTTTACAGTAGTTAGTAGACTCGAAGATTCTTAATGTGTACAATCCAATTCTTGCTTGGGGTACTATAGCTTTGGGTTTTCAGCTTTCAAAGTCAGCCCATTTTTTGGtgatatttttaacttttctctTGAAGTTTGCTTGGAATTATTTGTTGATAACCTAGTTTTAGTCGTATACTCTTTATTATGACTTGATTGTAATCTTGTAGTAAGCCTTTGATCATAGTGGAATTTTTTTGCACTTTCAAAGTCCCATGATTTTTACCTACTTTAAATGGGTTTTCCATgtaaaaaattgtgaaaaattgtatgtctcaatttattattttttgcttgTAATATTTGGTTAATTTACATCGATTGTtgatatattatgttattaggTTGGACATAATTATCGAATTGATTTTTCGAgagtaaaaaaatatcaattgtaCTTGCGTGGGTGGTATTTCATTGGGTTGGGTTTAGTTCCAACATGGAGAAATTAGTCATTAACTATACGCCTCATTTGCTTCCAATGCAGTGCAGAGTGTGAACATGATAGCAGAGAAGCTTTTAATATAGGCTGTTGTGTTGATGAAGAAAATATAGGTTAGATCCAGTGCGTGCGACTACACTCGCTTCTAGACTCGGAATCTGATCTCTTGTTAAACAATCTCAAATTTGTAAGGAGAAGCACATGCTCTGATCTGAGCTCTTTAAAAATACCAAACCTACCAACGAATTAAACCACAACTTGCCTTGCacttgtattaattttataacCCAAGTTCAAGTTTCCACTACTCCTCACATCCATCTTcttggtttttaattaaatcttgaaTTTAAGATATAAAACTAGGTCATGTTTACAGTACTAGTTTCAGCTTCTTCAGTGCATAAGATGGTGGGGCTAATAGAATGTCTAATGctatataaaatgttaaacaGTACTTGCATTAATTAATGGTGGATCGAGGGCAGCGGGcctaaaaaaagaagagaagaaaagtcaaagtagtaaattaaattaatgtgaTAGAATCGCATctctaaaaatactaaattaatgcAAAAGTCACATGCAAATGAGTATACAATTGctgtatgtattttcttcttcacTGAATCCCATGCCATTTTCCACTCCACTTGTCAATCGGATTCATGAATCCCAGAAATTACAGTCCAAGAAGCACATAGTAGAGTATTGTAATGGGCAGAGCAATCAACATTCCGAAAATAACCCTGCAATGAATGGAAGAAGATGACAGTTGTTTAATTACTCCCAACAAAAGAGAGAACGTGAAAATGACAAATATGTGCTGTCGCACTAGAATTATTCCTGAATCAAAGGAatcttgttaaaaaaaataaaaaaatgcatgcATCCCAATGGTTATTAACAAGATAAGCACAAATCAATAGAAAGATTAGTCGTAATTTTCCACACTTGATTGTATAAAGTTTGTTTGAAATGGGTATCAATTAACTTACGCAGTGCTAAGTATGTCGGGATGAACGTTATACTCCTTGGCAAACACAAATGGAACTATTCCTTGTGGAAGGGCAGCCTGGAACATTAACTCACAATATTTATATCCTAAGTACAAAAGCTAGAATTGGAAATCATTTTACAATACTATAAAGAGCGGGTCAAGTAAATACCTGAACGATAGCGACATGCAAAAGAACCCCACGAAGACCAATGGCTATGGAGGTTGCAGCAATGACAGCGGGACCAGTCAAAAACCTGACAGCCATGGAAAATGTTGCTACAGATTTTCCACAAGCTATGATCTTGGGTTGTAATGCCATGAATAAGCCtgtttttttcatataaaatattaaaaccaagCTATATAGCACTAACAGCAAGTGAAGAAATTGATTTGGTACATACTAACTATAATACAATGTATGGAGGGAGAGTGAGTCAGATAAATACCTAGACTAAACATTGCCATTCCCAGACCAGCATCGGATAATATTGCTATCGACCCACTTACAATTGTTGGCATCTGAATGTTCCACCTGCAAGCAACAGATAGATAGAtgtatataaaatcaaaattacttGCCTTGTACTATTATGTAGTgattattaaacaaaattaaaagtgaaGAACCTGAAAGATATGAGGGACCAAGTCAAGCCGAAAAGACTGGAATATGTGTTAGGGTTCCTAATGAGCTTCCTCCAAACCATGATAAGAATAAGCCTTGTCATCACACTTGCAGGAGGCATCTGCTGTTTCTTTGCCACTTCGCCTTCTTCCATGTTCAACTTTTTCTGACAACTCAAGGGAGATCCACTTGTTGGAAACTTGGATCCCTCCTCTAATATCTCCAAATCCTTGTCCCCCCCACTGCTTTTACCCATATTTTCAATTAGCTCATGCATTGctgcaacaacaacaacaacaattaagCATGCATCTCGATCGTAttagatcatcatcatcatcatcatcatctattgctatatatatatatatatttatgctcGGTCAACCTAATGAAGATGAGAATGATGAGAGAAACAACAACAAGAAGAGCCAAATTGATTACCTTTTGAAGCAGCGTTTTCTTGTTGATAGGTAGGTTTAGAAGAGTCGAAGTCAGTAGAGGCAGCTCTATTAACTGCATGCCTTAGATTCCCTTCCGACACAGGAGAAGCACTAGAGCTCCAAACAAACATGTGAAGCTCCTTGTTAGGCATTGAGCCACTTTCCTTCTTCTTAGAGCCACCGCTAGTTGACCCCGCAAAAATTGGATTGGGCGGTGGATAAGAAGgaacaccaccaccaccaccaccgtTATATAACTCGCCGCTCATGCTCCTTCCCCCCCTTCTCTTGGCAACCTTGAGCATCTCTTCATCGAAGTTTGAAGTTCTTGGTGTTGCTCCTTTGGAAGATTGCAGCGAAAAAACATCACCAACTGCCCCCTGGAAGCTGTTGGTGTAGCCATGCTTGGGACTTGGAGCCTTGCTTGCAAACATGGCATAGAAATCGTTTTGATTAAAGCTTGAAGCCCTGGGAGTGGGCTCTCTGGATGACTGGACAGAGTATATTTCTACCCCGGTAAGGTTTGAGGCTCTGGGTGTCATGGACGTTAATGAATTCAGTCCATGTGATTTGTTAAAGGACGATACCATTGATGACGCACTTGATCTTCTCACCACAACGTGGAGTTTTCCGTCATCACCAATCTCAGCGTCAGCTTGTAGAGGCTCGCGGCCATTAAGTGAAACAACATCCGACTCTACACGGAAAGAGGTAATAGATCCAGCAGTCTCCGGGAACTGGTCGTTGATCAGAAGCTTTGCTCCTCTATATTCAAACATGAAAAGCATGAGAGTGTACCAAATCACACTCTGCAAAACTACAATTTGAACCATAAGGCTGCCGGAGAAATCCCCGTACATAGCCTTTAAAAGGGGGATCCCCATGACAAGAGTGTTGGGGAGAGTGGATAGAGAGAAGAGAGTAATCATCCACTCCAGGTTGCCATGTTTGGTGAAGGCTTGCCATAGGAAAAGGGCAACGAGGATGACTACCTTCTGGAGAGAATCGGCAGCTATGAAGTGGTAGTTCATAGCATATGGATCATTTGAGGAGATGAAATGGAAGGAGAGTAATGGAACTGCAAACACTGCAACAAAACGGTTGATGCCTGAACATTGATCTGGGGTAAATATTTTCCACCACCTCACCGACCCATATGCTAACATCATAGCAATATATAGGGGCACAATAGCTGCCAGAACGTCGTATATGTCCTTTCCAGTGATCATGCTTAACAACTAGCTACCTACCTACTTGGATCAGCTTTCAGTATTCAGTAACACTAACACTAGCACTGACTGAGAATGATATTTCAGAGGAGAGGAGAGTAGAGGAGAGGAGACTCCCTTATATGGAATCAAACATATATAACTGAAGGTGGgttaaaaaagaaatgaagacaAGTGCGAAACGCATAGTTTTCCGGGTTTATAGATGGGTTATTAATGACAAACActaaatttgtttgtttatttatttatatggcGCGGCACGGAAGTTGACGGTGACACTGGCAGAGGAGAAAAGAAGTTGTGCCACTCGCCTTGCTCCCTCTATTTACTCCCTCAAGTTTAACAGTCTCTTAAGATAAATTCAATGAAGGAAAGCCAAGTCTGAATGGAGCCGAGACAGCAAGATCCTTCCTGTCTAAGTAGGTgcgaaatttttgaaaatgaaaaaaacggGATGTTTGGGTTAAGCTAAACACATTGCAATATAAATATTGCAAATAACGCATAGTTATCGGCAGAGCAGTCGTTTATGCACATGTGTGAGACAGCGTTTAGCGATCTGCGGTTGCAGTAAAGATCTGTCTGCATGCGGATACATATTATATAGAGGTTGCATTGGATGGAGGTATATATTGTCAAAGATGACTCTTTTACCATCATGGATGTAAGCACTGATGTAAGCAAACGGTAGTTTAATAATCACAAGTAAAATACCAAGCGGCAAGAGGTTTTTGGCATAGTGCAGCGCGACGTCCATCACTCCAATTCCAACACATATTGGGTGTTGTTTAGATTCATAATATTCAACGTGGAAGCTGCCTTTTTCCTTTTACGAATGATATCAAACACGTtgcatacaaaaataaaataaaagatgcaACATCTTTACACCACtaagtgaatttaattgaaaataataatattctcTTCGATATATTGATAGCAAGTTGAGAAAATGAAGTTTATTATTTAGTGAGCGCAAATATTATGAAGGGTTTAGGTGAGAGTGGagtcattttgttttattgttggTCTTAAATGAGGCCAATCATCTGGaatcaacaataataattaCCGATGAAAATTAGATCATAGTTGACAATCAAACATCCATGCATTGATGTTTGTCAACCTATATCTTGCCAAATTTAGGGGCATTTCCTCAAACCGACCAGTAAATTGGAAATCAAGCCCTCTTTTGCCTTCAGTTTCAAGTCCTCAACTTTTTACATAAATCATGGGATTTTGAGTTGGTGTTCTATCTATGTTTCGCCGCCAATTTAGTGGAAGCATGGAcacaataatataataattttttaaatattaggaCACAGGACACaacaat
This sequence is a window from Gossypium raimondii isolate GPD5lz chromosome 5, ASM2569854v1, whole genome shotgun sequence. Protein-coding genes within it:
- the LOC105771211 gene encoding auxin efflux carrier component 2, with translation MITGKDIYDVLAAIVPLYIAMMLAYGSVRWWKIFTPDQCSGINRFVAVFAVPLLSFHFISSNDPYAMNYHFIAADSLQKVVILVALFLWQAFTKHGNLEWMITLFSLSTLPNTLVMGIPLLKAMYGDFSGSLMVQIVVLQSVIWYTLMLFMFEYRGAKLLINDQFPETAGSITSFRVESDVVSLNGREPLQADAEIGDDGKLHVVVRRSSASSMVSSFNKSHGLNSLTSMTPRASNLTGVEIYSVQSSREPTPRASSFNQNDFYAMFASKAPSPKHGYTNSFQGAVGDVFSLQSSKGATPRTSNFDEEMLKVAKRRGGRSMSGELYNGGGGGGVPSYPPPNPIFAGSTSGGSKKKESGSMPNKELHMFVWSSSASPVSEGNLRHAVNRAASTDFDSSKPTYQQENAASKAMHELIENMGKSSGGDKDLEILEEGSKFPTSGSPLSCQKKLNMEEGEVAKKQQMPPASVMTRLILIMVWRKLIRNPNTYSSLFGLTWSLISFRWNIQMPTIVSGSIAILSDAGLGMAMFSLGLFMALQPKIIACGKSVATFSMAVRFLTGPAVIAATSIAIGLRGVLLHVAIVQAALPQGIVPFVFAKEYNVHPDILSTAVIFGMLIALPITILYYVLLGL